A stretch of Blastocatellia bacterium DNA encodes these proteins:
- a CDS encoding DUF2470 domain-containing protein — protein sequence MSSGSEIGKIARNFLRANSTGVLATHSLDLIGYPFGSVTPFLVNKDGLPIIFISSLAQHTKNIEANNKVSLTIFDLKAKDVQESARLTWIGEATSLKENIEETRQSYARYFPNSKTHLELSDFKFYQLNLTRARFIGGFGKIAWIEPKDILLENALHRVEADILAHMNEDHLSTMKDYCQGLKQVSVSEVKMIGIDTEGFDLLADNIRLRFTFEKAIVTAEDARAALVLMARKARAYLPTLSLEKSQKD from the coding sequence ATGTCTAGTGGATCTGAGATAGGCAAAATAGCACGCAATTTTTTAAGAGCTAATAGTACAGGTGTACTTGCTACACATTCTTTAGATTTAATTGGTTATCCATTTGGTTCAGTTACACCTTTTTTGGTAAACAAAGATGGGCTACCAATTATCTTTATTAGTTCTTTAGCCCAACATACTAAAAATATTGAAGCTAATAACAAAGTTTCTTTAACCATTTTTGATCTAAAAGCTAAGGATGTACAAGAAAGTGCTAGACTTACCTGGATAGGTGAAGCTACAAGCTTAAAAGAAAATATAGAAGAAACTAGACAATCTTATGCTAGATATTTCCCTAATTCAAAAACTCATTTAGAATTATCTGACTTTAAGTTCTATCAACTTAATTTAACTCGCGCTCGCTTTATTGGTGGTTTTGGAAAAATTGCTTGGATTGAACCAAAAGATATTTTGCTTGAAAATGCCTTGCACCGTGTTGAAGCAGATATTTTGGCACATATGAACGAAGACCATTTAAGCACAATGAAAGATTATTGCCAGGGTCTTAAACAGGTTAGCGTTAGTGAAGTAAAAATGATAGGTATTGATACAGAAGGGTTTGACCTATTAGCAGATAACATAAGGCTAAGATTTACCTTTGAAAAAGCAATTGTTACAGCCGAAGATGCTAGAGCAGCTTTAGTATTAATGGCTCGAAAAGCACGTGCCTATTTACCAACTTTGTCACTAGAAAAATCACAAAAAGATTAA
- a CDS encoding MFS transporter, whose translation MANLSTTSDGDVKIQHSREYKIRRFMNWFPLGLTYATFYMGRYNINVVAGTVKSTFGVDNFQFGIILTAGFWVYALSVMFNGPLADRIGGKKAILFGTIGAATMNLLLGLTIFSGFLMQDNPLGPLGGVASGIINGINSIFSAPILSSNKAQALFIIALIYALNSYFQSFGALSVVKVNAPWFHVRERGVFGGIFGIMISSGYLLAFTVGGVILKNFDWYAIFIIPSIMLVVMFVVDLIVVRETPKEAGFENFNTGDASTGDDKPVDWNYLLKQVLSNPIIITLALAEFCTGFVRQGLLAYFNRFLEEVHHIVHKSHVSEWAGLGITIGGICGGLLCGFLSDKVFQSRRPPVAFIFYIGQVISLLILGWVSIPAMAAAMVGFSCMWIFGVHGMLSGTASADFGGKKAAATVTGLLDGVQYIASGFTGFGLGKIIDKFGWGVWTYCIIPFSIMGGLLMLRIWNAKPQKKDAGGH comes from the coding sequence ATGGCTAACCTTTCAACCACAAGCGATGGGGATGTCAAAATCCAACATAGCCGGGAATATAAAATTAGACGTTTTATGAATTGGTTCCCTTTAGGCTTAACTTACGCTACTTTTTATATGGGACGTTATAACATAAATGTAGTAGCTGGAACAGTTAAAAGCACTTTTGGTGTAGATAACTTTCAATTTGGAATAATTCTTACAGCCGGTTTTTGGGTATATGCTCTTAGTGTAATGTTTAATGGCCCCCTAGCAGATAGAATAGGAGGTAAAAAAGCTATTCTTTTTGGCACAATTGGGGCAGCTACAATGAATTTGTTATTAGGATTAACAATTTTCAGTGGTTTTTTAATGCAAGATAATCCTCTTGGCCCACTAGGAGGTGTAGCTAGCGGTATAATCAATGGCATAAATAGCATTTTTTCTGCTCCAATACTTTCCAGTAATAAAGCTCAAGCACTATTTATTATTGCCCTTATTTATGCACTTAATAGCTATTTCCAAAGTTTTGGAGCTTTATCAGTAGTAAAAGTTAATGCTCCTTGGTTTCATGTCAGGGAAAGAGGCGTTTTTGGTGGTATATTTGGCATTATGATTTCTAGCGGTTATCTACTAGCATTTACTGTAGGTGGAGTAATTCTTAAAAACTTTGACTGGTATGCAATTTTTATTATCCCTTCAATAATGCTTGTTGTTATGTTTGTTGTTGATTTAATAGTAGTAAGAGAAACTCCTAAAGAAGCAGGTTTTGAAAACTTTAATACTGGTGATGCTTCAACAGGTGATGATAAACCAGTTGATTGGAATTATTTGCTAAAACAGGTATTAAGTAATCCTATTATTATTACTTTAGCTCTAGCTGAGTTTTGTACTGGTTTTGTTCGCCAAGGCCTACTTGCTTACTTTAACCGCTTTCTAGAAGAAGTTCATCACATAGTTCATAAGTCTCATGTTTCTGAATGGGCTGGACTAGGTATTACAATTGGTGGAATTTGTGGCGGTCTACTTTGTGGCTTTTTATCTGACAAAGTTTTCCAATCTCGTCGTCCTCCAGTAGCATTTATTTTCTATATTGGACAGGTGATCAGTTTATTAATACTTGGTTGGGTAAGTATTCCAGCAATGGCAGCAGCAATGGTAGGTTTTTCTTGTATGTGGATTTTTGGAGTCCATGGAATGCTTTCTGGAACAGCTTCTGCCGACTTTGGAGGCAAAAAAGCAGCCGCAACGGTTACAGGACTTTTAGACGGAGTACAATACATTGCTAGCGGTTTTACAGGTTTTGGATTAGGAAAAATAATTGATAAATTTGGTTGGGGAGTATGGACTTATTGTATTATTCCTTTTTCAATTATGGGCGGACTTTTAATGTTACGTATTTGGAATGCTAAACCACAAAAGAAAGACGCAGGAGGCCATTAA
- a CDS encoding carbamoyltransferase → MYVLGLSCYYHDSAAALVKDGMLVAAAAEERFVRRKHTSEFPEKAVEYCLKVAGININQVDHICFYEKPFVKFDRILINILSEFPRSYFSFLKSIPLWMKDRLWMKSKIQEALGIEKEILFSQHHLSHAAAAFLVSPFERAAILTVDGVGEWCTTGMGYGEGNQIHMEKEIDFPHSLGLFYSALTAYLGFKVNDAEWKVMGLAPYGVPRYVDKFNEIIDIKSDGSFRLNLKYFSHHYATKLPFSRHYENLFGQVTRDPESEITQFHKDMAASGQKVVEKVMVTMAQNAYNTYKTENICIAGGVGLNSVANWKILKNTPFRNIFIQPAAGDDGAAIGAAFIVYNTVLNNPRRFVMTHAYWGPEFTNAEIKAFLDSTNIRYQELSEAEMLKKTARLIADDKVVGWFQGRMEFGPRALGGRSILANPSNPEMKNIINSKIKFREWFRPFAPSVLRESVSKYFDMQGDSPFMLLVPDVLQDKRALLPAITHEDGTGRVQTVTESDNPLYYKLIKEFENISGIPVVVNTSFNVRGEPIVCSPADAYNCFIRTGIDALVMGNYVLTEKPFTNIYTEEEIVELEGAVKLAKKGKTTADSLV, encoded by the coding sequence ATGTATGTTTTAGGACTTTCTTGTTATTATCACGATTCTGCGGCAGCTTTAGTAAAAGATGGAATGTTGGTTGCAGCAGCAGCAGAAGAACGTTTTGTTAGACGTAAACACACCTCAGAGTTTCCAGAAAAAGCTGTAGAATATTGCTTAAAAGTAGCTGGTATCAATATTAATCAAGTTGATCATATTTGTTTTTATGAAAAACCATTTGTTAAATTTGATCGAATTTTGATTAATATATTAAGTGAATTTCCTCGCTCTTATTTTTCCTTCTTAAAGTCTATCCCTCTTTGGATGAAAGACCGTCTTTGGATGAAAAGCAAAATACAAGAGGCTTTAGGCATAGAGAAAGAAATTCTTTTTAGCCAACATCATTTATCTCACGCAGCAGCAGCTTTTTTGGTTTCTCCTTTTGAACGTGCTGCAATTCTTACGGTTGATGGTGTGGGTGAATGGTGTACTACTGGCATGGGTTATGGTGAGGGAAATCAAATTCATATGGAAAAAGAAATAGATTTTCCTCATTCTCTAGGTCTTTTTTATAGTGCTTTGACAGCTTACCTTGGTTTTAAGGTAAATGATGCTGAATGGAAAGTTATGGGGCTTGCTCCTTATGGAGTGCCTCGCTATGTAGATAAATTTAATGAAATCATAGATATAAAATCAGATGGTAGTTTTAGATTAAATCTAAAATATTTCTCACATCATTATGCTACTAAACTTCCTTTTAGCCGTCATTATGAAAACCTATTTGGACAAGTAACGCGAGATCCAGAAAGTGAAATTACTCAATTTCATAAAGATATGGCTGCTTCAGGTCAAAAAGTAGTTGAAAAAGTTATGGTGACAATGGCACAAAATGCTTATAACACCTATAAAACAGAAAATATCTGCATTGCTGGTGGTGTAGGCTTAAATAGTGTTGCTAACTGGAAAATCTTAAAAAATACTCCATTTCGTAATATTTTTATCCAACCTGCTGCTGGGGATGATGGCGCGGCTATTGGAGCAGCATTTATTGTTTATAACACAGTCTTAAATAATCCTCGTCGCTTTGTAATGACACACGCTTATTGGGGGCCAGAATTTACAAATGCAGAAATTAAAGCTTTTTTAGATAGTACAAATATTCGTTATCAAGAACTATCCGAAGCGGAAATGCTTAAGAAGACAGCTAGACTTATTGCAGATGACAAAGTAGTAGGTTGGTTTCAAGGTCGTATGGAATTTGGCCCACGTGCTTTAGGCGGACGATCTATTTTAGCTAATCCTTCTAATCCAGAAATGAAAAATATTATTAACAGTAAAATTAAGTTTCGTGAATGGTTTCGTCCCTTTGCTCCTTCAGTGCTTAGAGAATCTGTTAGCAAATATTTTGATATGCAAGGCGATAGCCCTTTTATGCTGCTTGTTCCTGATGTGCTTCAAGATAAACGCGCTCTACTTCCAGCAATTACTCATGAAGATGGAACAGGGCGAGTTCAAACAGTAACAGAATCTGATAACCCACTTTATTATAAATTGATTAAGGAATTTGAAAATATTTCTGGTATTCCTGTAGTTGTTAACACTTCTTTTAATGTTCGGGGTGAGCCAATTGTTTGTAGCCCTGCCGATGCTTATAACTGTTTTATTCGCACAGGTATAGACGCTTTGGTTATGGGAAATTATGTTTTAACCGAAAAACCATTTACAAATATTTATACAGAAGAGGAGATAGTAGAGTTAGAAGGCGCGGTCAAATTAGCTAAAAAAGGCAAGACTACGGCTGACTCACTGGTTTAA
- a CDS encoding PadR family transcriptional regulator, whose product MTKKTSYENRIELLQGTLDLLILQILQWGPQHGYGIIQAIRSNSGEVLQVDTGSLYPALHRLERQEWVSSEWKVSENNQRVKVYSLTIAGKEQLASERSRWQQLKDAMEAVLNPAIKES is encoded by the coding sequence ATGACAAAAAAAACTAGTTATGAAAATCGAATCGAATTACTACAAGGAACACTTGATTTACTAATTTTGCAAATTCTTCAATGGGGGCCTCAACACGGCTACGGTATTATCCAAGCTATTCGTAGCAACTCTGGGGAAGTTCTACAAGTTGATACAGGCTCACTTTATCCAGCTTTGCACCGTTTAGAGCGTCAGGAGTGGGTTAGCTCTGAATGGAAAGTTTCAGAAAATAATCAGCGGGTCAAAGTTTATAGCCTAACTATTGCAGGCAAAGAACAATTAGCTTCAGAGCGTTCTAGGTGGCAACAGCTTAAAGATGCTATGGAAGCTGTCTTAAATCCTGCCATAAAAGAGAGCTAA
- a CDS encoding ABC transporter permease: MWGGQLIEQIIQDLLFGVRILKKSPVFTVIAILSLAFGIGANMAVFQLLNAVSLRLLPVNSPEELAEVRISSNDERSGHFTGNRSSLTYALWQELYNNQTAFSGIFAWNSTQLNLSQGGEVQLAKALYVSGDFFNVLEVKPVVGRMFTNADDKAGCGSNFVVISYQFWQRQYGGQASVIGKTLSLNNNNFEIIGVTPASFYGVETGKTFDVAIPICSEKLINKEDNLTDRQEAWWLGAIGRLKPGISIEQASVQLNTISSSMFQKTLPSNYTKDDADKYVQLKLGAFFAGSGISLLRKAYETPLWVLMAITGLVLLIACANLANLLLARASAREKEIAVKLALGASRVRLVRQFLLESLLLAALGTVVGAFIGRILSSVLITFISTERRQVFFSLELDWRVFSFTVALAILTCLLFGLIPALRATSCDPAIMMKAGQRGLTASQERFGLRRILVVSQVALSLVLLVSAILFINTLRNLNTLNAGFQQNGVLITTMDMASLQIPKERRQIARKEMLDNLRNIPGVESAAETFMVAISGNGWNEYILVNEQAKDLSNFNAISDKYFETLEIPILAGRDFNEQDNLSSSKVAIVNESFKRKFFPDKDAVGKTFRKEVGPEDKDYLYEIVGVVKDTKYRELKEDFGPIVYVPISQQEKLEMYLTYITRSKSSLNSLISAIKSTTAKVNPSISLKFTVFSSQIKDSLVRERLMATLAGFFGILATILATICLYGVMSYMVTQRRNEIGIRMALGADRGHIIKMILLEACSLLAVGLVVGTLLSLAMSYTVSSLLFGLKPYDFVTFTLSIVILAIVGIVASFLPAQRASKLDPMIVLKND; encoded by the coding sequence ATGTGGGGTGGTCAATTAATTGAACAAATAATACAGGATTTATTATTTGGTGTAAGGATTCTTAAAAAAAGCCCTGTTTTTACAGTAATTGCTATCTTGTCTTTAGCCTTTGGTATTGGGGCAAATATGGCTGTTTTTCAGCTTCTTAATGCTGTTTCCCTTAGGCTTTTACCGGTAAATTCTCCTGAAGAACTAGCAGAAGTACGCATTAGCTCAAATGATGAAAGGTCAGGACATTTTACAGGCAATCGATCTTCTTTAACCTATGCACTTTGGCAAGAACTTTACAATAATCAAACTGCTTTTTCTGGGATTTTTGCTTGGAATAGTACTCAACTAAATCTTAGTCAAGGCGGAGAAGTTCAATTAGCTAAGGCTTTATATGTAAGTGGAGATTTTTTTAATGTATTAGAAGTAAAACCTGTTGTAGGACGAATGTTTACTAATGCTGATGATAAAGCTGGGTGTGGTAGCAATTTTGTAGTAATAAGCTATCAGTTTTGGCAGCGTCAATATGGAGGGCAAGCTTCAGTAATTGGAAAAACGCTCTCTTTAAATAATAATAATTTTGAAATTATAGGAGTTACTCCAGCTAGTTTTTACGGTGTTGAGACAGGAAAAACTTTTGATGTTGCAATACCTATTTGTTCTGAAAAATTAATAAATAAGGAGGATAACTTAACTGATAGGCAAGAAGCTTGGTGGTTAGGGGCTATTGGCCGACTAAAACCAGGTATTTCTATTGAGCAAGCTTCTGTACAACTAAATACTATTTCCTCATCAATGTTTCAAAAAACACTCCCAAGTAATTATACAAAAGATGATGCTGATAAATATGTTCAGCTTAAATTAGGTGCTTTTTTTGCTGGATCAGGGATTTCTTTACTACGTAAAGCTTATGAAACGCCTCTTTGGGTACTAATGGCAATTACAGGGCTGGTTTTGCTAATTGCTTGTGCTAATCTTGCTAATTTGCTTTTAGCAAGGGCAAGCGCGAGAGAAAAAGAAATAGCTGTAAAATTAGCTTTAGGAGCATCACGCGTTCGGCTTGTTCGCCAATTTTTATTAGAAAGTCTTTTGCTTGCAGCATTAGGGACTGTTGTTGGTGCATTTATAGGACGAATCCTTAGCAGTGTTTTGATAACTTTTATTAGCACAGAAAGACGACAAGTATTTTTTAGTTTAGAACTAGATTGGAGAGTTTTTAGCTTTACAGTAGCTTTAGCTATTTTAACTTGTTTGCTTTTTGGGTTAATTCCAGCACTTCGCGCAACTAGTTGCGATCCTGCAATTATGATGAAAGCGGGTCAACGAGGTTTAACAGCTAGCCAAGAACGTTTTGGTCTAAGACGTATTTTAGTTGTTTCTCAAGTAGCACTTTCACTTGTTCTTTTAGTTAGTGCAATACTTTTTATAAACACTTTGCGTAACTTAAATACATTAAATGCGGGATTTCAACAAAATGGTGTTTTGATTACTACAATGGATATGGCCTCTCTACAAATTCCTAAAGAACGAAGGCAAATAGCTAGAAAAGAAATGCTAGATAATCTTAGAAATATTCCTGGAGTTGAATCAGCGGCAGAAACTTTTATGGTGGCTATAAGTGGTAATGGTTGGAATGAATATATTTTAGTTAATGAACAAGCTAAAGATTTATCAAACTTTAATGCAATAAGCGATAAATACTTTGAAACCCTAGAAATTCCTATACTTGCAGGACGTGACTTTAATGAGCAAGACAACTTATCTTCTTCAAAAGTTGCTATTGTTAATGAGTCATTTAAGCGTAAGTTTTTTCCTGATAAAGATGCTGTAGGTAAGACTTTTCGCAAAGAAGTCGGGCCTGAAGATAAAGATTATCTTTATGAAATAGTTGGAGTTGTAAAAGATACTAAATATAGAGAACTTAAAGAAGATTTTGGGCCTATTGTTTATGTTCCTATTTCACAACAAGAAAAACTAGAAATGTATTTGACTTATATAACACGCTCTAAATCAAGTCTTAACAGCTTAATTTCTGCAATTAAAAGTACAACAGCAAAGGTTAATCCTAGTATATCCCTAAAATTTACTGTTTTTAGTAGTCAAATAAAAGATTCTTTAGTCAGAGAACGCCTAATGGCTACACTTGCAGGGTTTTTTGGCATACTAGCTACAATACTGGCTACAATTTGTTTATATGGTGTAATGTCCTATATGGTGACTCAACGTAGGAATGAAATAGGAATCCGTATGGCTTTAGGTGCAGACCGAGGCCATATTATTAAAATGATTTTATTAGAAGCGTGTAGCTTGCTAGCTGTTGGATTAGTTGTTGGTACTTTATTATCTTTAGCTATGTCATATACTGTAAGCTCTTTGCTTTTTGGCCTAAAACCTTATGATTTTGTTACATTTACCTTATCAATAGTTATATTAGCTATTGTTGGGATAGTTGCTAGTTTTCTACCTGCACAGCGGGCTTCTAAACTTGATCCAATGATTGTTCTTAAGAATGATTAG
- a CDS encoding RluA family pseudouridine synthase — translation MALRKLSFTVSAKDANKRLDQFLAEAIPQTLSEPLSKAKIRKLIIAGAVYLNRNRVRIASKTLLTNAQIEVYLDLAKLKAGDQTSKDRQFVLSEKQILFEDEFLIAIDKPAGLPTQPTIDEARNNLFQSVKNFLSERDKKIDPYLGIHQRLDRDTSGVILFTKDLRANLGLAQSFSTHKITKVYQAIVSIPIKPLNTRTWTIKNFLGRVRANKGKQAKYCAVENGGESAETEFILLKKLKTALLIEARPKTGRTHQIRVHLSEEGMPIFADSLYGGKSSKFANRMMLHAYSLSLQHPISKKEITIISPLPSDFKQCLDSLSNTNHS, via the coding sequence ATGGCACTTCGTAAACTTTCTTTTACTGTTTCTGCTAAAGACGCAAACAAACGTCTAGACCAGTTTTTAGCAGAAGCAATTCCACAAACTTTATCAGAACCACTTTCTAAAGCAAAAATCCGCAAACTTATTATTGCAGGAGCAGTTTATCTAAACCGTAATCGAGTTAGAATTGCATCAAAAACCTTGCTAACTAACGCACAAATAGAGGTTTATTTAGACTTAGCAAAGTTAAAAGCTGGCGATCAAACTTCTAAAGATAGACAATTTGTTTTGTCTGAAAAACAAATTTTATTTGAAGATGAGTTTCTAATAGCTATTGATAAGCCTGCCGGGTTGCCAACACAACCAACAATAGATGAAGCTAGAAATAATTTATTTCAAAGTGTAAAAAATTTTCTTTCCGAGCGTGATAAAAAAATAGACCCTTATTTAGGTATTCATCAACGCCTTGACCGTGATACTTCGGGAGTAATTCTATTTACTAAAGATCTAAGGGCTAATCTTGGACTTGCACAATCTTTTAGCACACACAAAATTACTAAAGTTTATCAAGCAATTGTAAGTATTCCCATAAAACCATTAAATACTAGGACTTGGACAATAAAAAATTTTCTTGGACGAGTTCGCGCTAACAAAGGAAAACAAGCAAAATATTGTGCTGTTGAAAATGGCGGAGAGAGTGCAGAAACAGAATTTATTTTATTAAAAAAACTAAAAACTGCTCTTTTAATTGAAGCACGCCCAAAAACCGGACGAACTCATCAAATTCGTGTTCATTTATCAGAAGAAGGAATGCCTATATTTGCAGATTCGCTTTATGGAGGAAAATCCAGTAAATTTGCTAATAGGATGATGCTTCATGCCTATAGTTTAAGCTTGCAACATCCTATTAGCAAAAAAGAAATAACAATTATAAGCCCTCTACCGTCAGACTTTAAGCAATGTCTAGATAGCTTAAGCAATACTAATCATTCTTAA
- a CDS encoding glycogen/starch/alpha-glucan phosphorylase, whose amino-acid sequence MANKIEPEAIKMFYHGMDAASLQRGFQEYLEFFLAKDRHTATSQDIYTALSLTVRNRLLERWIRTQETYYSQDVKRVYYLSLEFLMGRTLGNSLVNLGLMDECHKAMHKLGYDLEQIRELEWDAGLGNGGLGRLAACFLDSLASLEIPGYGYGIRYEYGIFNQKIVEGYQVEAPDNWLRYGNPWEIARPEYLYPVHFHGRVLQYKDRNNRLVNEWLDTEEVLAMAYDTPIPGYNNNTVNTLRLWSAKASRDFDFTYFNEGDYMKAVELKNDSENISKVLYPNDNVFEGKELRLKQEYFFVSATLQDIIRRYRKHHDNFEKFAERNAIQLNDTHPAIAIPELMRILVDIEGLSWEEAWGITTNTFAYTNHTVLPEALEKWTVELFEYLLPRHLQVIYEINHRFLNEVRYKYPGDEARLVRMSIIEEAPEKRIRMANLAIVGSHSINGVAALHTEIIKNELFLDFYEMYPERFNNKTNGITQRRWLKKCNPKLSNLISREIGDGWTTDLYQLQQLKPLAEVASFRQEWQEVKKLNKEKLADLIKQENNLLVDTNSIFDCQIKRLHEYKRQLLNALHMITAYNRIKDNPAKDFVPRTIIVGGKAAPGYRMAKLIIKLITSIGDVVNNDPGIRGLLKVAFLANYRVSLAEKIFPASDLSEQISTAGTEASGTGNMKFALNGALTIGTMDGANIEICEEVGRENIFIFGLTTDEVKELKPKYNPYDYYRENLELKRVLDMIQDGYFSPHHRDLFHPIVDSLLKDGDNYLLLADYASYIECQELVNQTYLDQDKWTRMAIHNVASMGKFSSDRTIKQYADEIWDAKSVVVDMSTCSL is encoded by the coding sequence ATGGCTAATAAAATCGAACCAGAAGCCATCAAGATGTTTTATCATGGAATGGATGCTGCTTCGCTACAAAGAGGGTTTCAAGAATATTTAGAATTCTTTTTAGCTAAAGATCGTCATACTGCTACTAGTCAAGACATTTATACAGCATTATCCCTAACTGTGCGTAATCGCTTATTAGAACGTTGGATTCGTACCCAAGAAACTTACTATTCACAAGATGTTAAGCGTGTCTATTATTTATCTTTAGAGTTTTTAATGGGACGCACTCTAGGAAATAGTCTAGTAAATCTAGGGTTAATGGATGAATGCCACAAGGCTATGCACAAGTTAGGTTATGATTTAGAACAAATTCGTGAGCTTGAATGGGATGCAGGTTTGGGTAATGGTGGTTTAGGACGTTTAGCAGCCTGTTTTTTAGATTCTCTAGCAAGCCTTGAAATTCCTGGCTATGGTTATGGTATTCGTTATGAATATGGCATTTTTAACCAAAAAATTGTTGAAGGCTATCAAGTAGAAGCACCAGATAATTGGCTACGCTATGGAAACCCCTGGGAAATAGCCCGTCCTGAATATCTTTATCCAGTACATTTTCATGGTCGAGTATTACAATATAAAGACCGTAATAATCGATTAGTCAATGAATGGTTAGATACAGAAGAAGTCTTAGCAATGGCTTATGATACTCCAATACCTGGTTACAATAATAATACTGTAAATACTTTACGGCTATGGTCAGCAAAAGCTTCTCGTGATTTTGATTTCACCTATTTTAATGAAGGTGATTATATGAAAGCGGTAGAGCTTAAAAACGATTCAGAAAATATTTCTAAGGTACTCTACCCAAATGATAATGTTTTTGAAGGTAAAGAACTCCGCCTTAAACAAGAATATTTCTTTGTATCTGCTACACTTCAAGATATTATCCGACGTTATAGAAAGCATCATGATAATTTTGAAAAGTTTGCTGAAAGAAATGCTATTCAATTAAATGATACCCATCCAGCAATTGCTATTCCTGAGCTAATGCGTATTTTAGTAGATATTGAAGGTTTATCATGGGAAGAAGCATGGGGAATTACAACTAATACATTTGCTTATACTAACCATACAGTGTTACCAGAGGCACTAGAGAAATGGACAGTAGAATTATTTGAGTATTTACTCCCACGTCATTTGCAAGTAATCTATGAAATTAACCATAGATTCCTTAATGAAGTTCGTTATAAATATCCTGGGGATGAAGCACGACTTGTTAGAATGTCAATTATTGAAGAAGCTCCTGAAAAACGGATTCGTATGGCTAACTTAGCAATTGTTGGTAGTCATAGCATTAATGGCGTTGCTGCACTACATACAGAGATCATTAAAAATGAGCTTTTCCTAGATTTTTATGAAATGTATCCAGAACGCTTTAATAACAAGACTAATGGAATTACTCAACGCCGTTGGTTAAAGAAATGTAATCCAAAGCTTTCAAATTTAATTAGTCGTGAAATAGGAGATGGTTGGACAACGGATCTTTATCAATTACAACAACTTAAGCCTTTAGCAGAAGTAGCTAGTTTTCGTCAAGAATGGCAAGAAGTTAAAAAGCTTAATAAAGAAAAACTAGCAGATTTAATTAAACAAGAAAATAACTTACTAGTGGATACTAACTCTATTTTTGATTGTCAAATCAAGCGATTGCACGAATATAAACGCCAACTGCTTAATGCTCTACACATGATAACGGCTTATAATAGAATTAAAGATAATCCAGCAAAAGATTTTGTACCAAGAACAATTATTGTTGGTGGTAAAGCAGCACCAGGTTATAGAATGGCAAAATTAATTATTAAATTAATTACTTCTATTGGTGATGTAGTAAATAATGACCCTGGAATTAGAGGACTCTTAAAAGTTGCTTTTTTAGCTAATTACCGAGTTTCACTAGCAGAAAAAATCTTTCCCGCTTCAGACCTTTCAGAACAAATTTCCACTGCTGGCACAGAAGCATCTGGAACGGGAAATATGAAATTTGCTCTTAATGGTGCTTTAACTATTGGCACAATGGATGGGGCAAATATTGAAATCTGTGAAGAAGTTGGTAGAGAAAATATCTTTATTTTTGGCTTAACAACAGATGAAGTAAAAGAATTAAAACCTAAATATAACCCTTATGATTATTACCGAGAGAACTTAGAATTAAAACGAGTTTTAGATATGATTCAAGATGGTTATTTTAGCCCTCATCATCGGGATTTATTCCATCCAATTGTTGATAGTCTACTTAAAGATGGTGACAATTATTTGTTACTGGCTGATTATGCTTCTTATATTGAATGCCAAGAACTAGTTAACCAAACTTACTTAGATCAAGATAAATGGACTAGGATGGCAATCCACAATGTTGCTAGTATGGGTAAGTTTTCTAGTGATCGTACCATTAAACAATATGCAGATGAGATTTGGGATGCTAAATCTGTTGTTGTTGATATGAGTACATGTTCTTTATAG